In Callithrix jacchus isolate 240 chromosome 18, calJac240_pri, whole genome shotgun sequence, one DNA window encodes the following:
- the LOC144580125 gene encoding uncharacterized protein LOC144580125: MAGLRVPGASASMSRHRHRARGKLATEVQEVNLLDTAWPSQFLSCPGGLTRRSQLQRVPSARGFQAPRGPRESPVRTWAPPRAAPTQEPAANVPGSVFTPRPGTGGGRRGLRSHAPGCGLPGPLRAALHHALPAVFLRPAGLAAALLQALGPMGAAPGSPRRKGPGQCSPLRPRAPSGFPQITSKDGEGDGKQRELEGDDNMEDQLSLSGFFWKLGMKLLKAQAWQLLVSEHFSFLPSCEEGT, translated from the exons ATGGCAGGACTGAGGGTTCCTGGAGCAAGTGCCAGCATGAGCCGTCACCGTCACAGAGCCCGGGGAAAGCTGGCCACAGAGGTCCAGGAAGTTAATCTCTTAGACACTGCATGGCCTTCTCAgtttctctcctgccctggagGCTTG ACGCGGCGTTCACAGCTGCAGCGGGTTCCCTCGGCCCGCGGCTTTCAGGCGCCACGTGGACCCCGTGAGAGCCCCGTGCGCACTTGGGCCCCTCCCCGAGCCGCCCCCACACAGGAGCCTGCGGCCAACGTCCCGGGGAGCGTTTTCACCCCGCGGCCTGGGACTGGGGGAGGCCGGAGAGGTCTCCGGAGCCACGCGCCAGGCTGCGGCCTCCCGGGTCCCCTGCGGGCTGCGCTGCACCACGCCCTCCCCGCTGTTTTCCTCCGGCCCGCGGGGCTGGCGGCTGCGCTGCTGCAGGCACTGGGGCCCATGGGGGCTGCGCCGGGGTCTCCAAGGAGGAAAGGCCCGGGGCAGTGCTCGCCCCTCCGCCCACGGGCTCCTTCAGGGTTTCCCCAGATAACATCCAAGGATGGAGAAGGAGACGGAAAGCAGAGAGAGCTTGAAG GAGATGACAACATGGAGGACCAGCTCTCTCTGTCTGGTTTCTTTTGGAAACTGGGAATGAAGCTACTTAAAGCCCAAGCCTGGCAGCTGCTTGTCTCAGA